The DNA region TGTTGCATTTCTTCACGTATACGCTGTAACTCCTTTTCCAGTTTCGAGCGCTTTTTGCTTTCCTTTGTATCTTCACCCTTATCTGCTTGTTCTTTGTTTTCATCAACCTCCCCGATGTCGGTAAAAGTTACCATCACCATCCCTTTTAAAGGTTCCGGGCCATCAATCCATTGTATGTTTACATTAACGGTTTGTAAACCACCGTTTGTACCTACACTGACATCACGTAAACGCACATTACCTTTTTGCGATACAGCTTTACGGAAAGCAGAAGGAAATTCTGAGCGCAACCCTTCCCGTAACATAGCAAATACATTCATATTTGCCTTACCCGCTGCCGGTTCCAGGTATTTTCCGGTCCGGCCGCTAATATAAAGAATATCCCCTTTTTCATTCACCAAAACGCCTACGGGTGCAAAATGCTGTATCAACAATTGTTCGGCCAGCGTTTGAATGTTTGGGGGTGATTGAACAGATGGTTGTTTTTCAATTTGAGCGGGTTTGCTTTTGGAAAATGAAGAGGGAAAATCATACAAACCAGGTGAAACGGCAGTAACTGAACGTTTAAAGATTTTCAATTTAGCATCCAGGGGTTGAAAAAGATGGCTCTGTTCCCCAAGTGATTCAGAACTTCCCAATAGAATAATTCCATTGGGATTCGTGCTATGGTAAAACATCCGGATCAATTGATTTTGTAGCCCGGAATCCATATAAATGAGCAGGTTACGACAGGAAAGGAGATCAATCTTTGTAAAAGGCGGATGCATAATGATGTTATGCCTGGCAAATACAACCATTTCCCTTATTTCCGTATTGATGCAATAACCTTCATCCATTTCAGTAAAAAAACGATTCAGACGGGAGTCTGAAACATCATTAGCAATATTTGCCGGAAAAACACCCTTCCTGGCAACCTCAACAGCATCATTATCCAGGTCGGTAGCAAATATCTTTAAGCTAATATCCGTGGGCGAACTGATTTTCTCAAGCGCTTCTTTAAACACGATGGCCAGGGAATATGCTTCCTCTCCGGTGGAGCACCCCGGAACCCACGCCCGTACTGATGAGCCGGACTCTATCCTGGTAAGCATATCGGGTATAACCGATTCCTTTAACTTCTCCCACACATTGATATCCCGAAAGAAATTGGTCACACCAATCATCAATTCTTTAAAAAGAAGTTCTATCTCCTTTGGATTTTCAGATAAAAAATGAACATAGGAAGAAATTTTGTCTATTTTATGAACCGCCATGCGTCTTTCGACGCGACGATAGATCGTATTTTTTTTGTACGATGAAAAGTCGTTCCCGGTATGGGTACGCAGGAGAATAATAATTTTGTCAAGGGCGCCTTTGTCTAAAACTTTTGTTTCGGTATCAGATTTGTCATCCGGAATATGTTGAAGAAAAGAGATGAGTTTTTCGGGCAACTCATCTGCCGGAGCAACAATATCCACCAACACGGAATTAATGGCGTTGCGGGGCATGCTGTCAAATTTAGCCGTCTCAGGATCCTGAACCATTACAATTCCGTTATTTTCTTTTATGGCTCTTAAACCTAAACTTCCGTCGGAGCCCATGCCCGAAAAAATGAGTCCGATACTTCGTTCCTTTCGGTCGTCGGCAAGGGAACGAAAGAAAAAATCAACGGGAAGGCGAAACCCTCTTGCTTCCGCTGGTTCAAACAGATAAAGCACTCCCTTTAAAATGGACATGCTTTTATTGGGGGGGATGACATACACGCAGTCTGGCTTTATATCCATACTGTCTTTCGCC from Bacteroidales bacterium includes:
- a CDS encoding PAS domain-containing protein, whose product is MTIRKSKATDNSKKETPNPDMFPVVGIGASAGGLEALEQFLGNVPEDSGLAYVIVQHLDPTQEGMLPELLQRSTKMNVYQAKDSMDIKPDCVYVIPPNKSMSILKGVLYLFEPAEARGFRLPVDFFFRSLADDRKERSIGLIFSGMGSDGSLGLRAIKENNGIVMVQDPETAKFDSMPRNAINSVLVDIVAPADELPEKLISFLQHIPDDKSDTETKVLDKGALDKIIILLRTHTGNDFSSYKKNTIYRRVERRMAVHKIDKISSYVHFLSENPKEIELLFKELMIGVTNFFRDINVWEKLKESVIPDMLTRIESGSSVRAWVPGCSTGEEAYSLAIVFKEALEKISSPTDISLKIFATDLDNDAVEVARKGVFPANIANDVSDSRLNRFFTEMDEGYCINTEIREMVVFARHNIIMHPPFTKIDLLSCRNLLIYMDSGLQNQLIRMFYHSTNPNGIILLGSSESLGEQSHLFQPLDAKLKIFKRSVTAVSPGLYDFPSSFSKSKPAQIEKQPSVQSPPNIQTLAEQLLIQHFAPVGVLVNEKGDILYISGRTGKYLEPAAGKANMNVFAMLREGLRSEFPSAFRKAVSQKGNVRLRDVSVGTNGGLQTVNVNIQWIDGPEPLKGMVMVTFTDIGEVDENKEQADKGEDTKESKKRSKLEKELQRIREEMQQKQEEMETSQEELRAANEELQSTNEELTTSKEEMQSLNEELQTVNAELMAKVEDYRRVENDMKNLLNSTDIATLFLDKNLNIRRFTPQTTQIFKLRKSDIGRPITDQASDLIYPDMAEDAQEVLRTLVYKQKQIPTKDGRWFSVRIMPYRTYDDKIDGLVITFMNITDIQKKESKLHETEQMQRLLLNTYSEVIIKLSSDWRIEEFNPAAEQFFGKRRDEVIDKNFIKMFVPGKAQEKTEENMKKFLQEVRDSKCEMEVITAAGKTRETEWSVTVLFNNFEKPVALMMTEEGHKNGR